One genomic window of Evansella cellulosilytica DSM 2522 includes the following:
- the dat gene encoding D-amino-acid transaminase, with protein MAEIAFYENKFVDINEKVVPIQERGHQFGDGIYEVVRVYNGQPFLLEEHLERFQKSADAIELVLPFPKEKITAIIDEGITRSEMKEADVYFQLTRGIAPRQHNYPECPAVFSMTVRKARPISNREKGISVITLEDERWLNCYIKSLNLLPNIIAKQKALKNGHGEAILVREGIVTEGSSSNVFAVKDGKLYTHPATKRILHGITRAKVMQLAKELRIPLVEKEFTTDFLKNADEAFITSTSAEVMPIHTIDDTVLPVDRPISSMLVEEFVKLYHHHAMK; from the coding sequence ATGGCAGAAATCGCATTTTATGAAAACAAATTTGTAGATATTAATGAAAAAGTAGTACCAATTCAAGAACGTGGACATCAATTTGGAGACGGAATTTATGAAGTTGTACGAGTGTATAACGGACAACCATTTTTGCTAGAGGAGCATTTAGAAAGGTTTCAAAAAAGTGCAGATGCTATTGAATTGGTATTGCCTTTTCCTAAAGAGAAAATAACGGCGATTATTGATGAGGGCATCACTCGTTCGGAAATGAAAGAAGCCGACGTTTATTTTCAATTAACACGTGGAATTGCTCCAAGGCAGCACAATTATCCTGAATGTCCTGCGGTGTTTTCAATGACAGTTCGTAAAGCTCGTCCAATATCTAATCGAGAAAAAGGTATTTCAGTTATTACTCTCGAAGACGAACGGTGGTTAAATTGTTACATTAAATCACTTAATCTACTCCCGAATATCATCGCGAAACAAAAAGCACTAAAAAATGGGCATGGTGAAGCAATCCTTGTTCGTGAAGGTATCGTCACCGAAGGCTCTAGTAGTAATGTGTTTGCAGTGAAGGATGGTAAACTTTATACTCACCCTGCGACTAAAAGAATACTACACGGAATCACTCGTGCCAAGGTGATGCAATTAGCAAAAGAGCTTCGTATACCATTAGTGGAAAAGGAGTTTACAACTGATTTTCTAAAAAATGCAGATGAAGCTTTTATTACGAGTACAAGTGCTGAAGTAATGCCAATACATACGATTGATGATACGGTGTTACCTGTTGATAGACCAATAAGTAGTATGTTAGTGGAAGAATTTGTGAAGCTATATCATCATCACGCTATGAAGTAA
- the liaF gene encoding cell wall-active antibiotics response protein LiaF → MFQRFSTNTLSLLLLIGVALLFIELFFFNSGLVFTLIFFSFLIFIGRKQYESTFGKILFGFGCIVLFFTVLNMFAFRFLAIALVILFFIHYQKSKEEPEYLSPQFGDENINALPEPIVKVEPLFQNKFFGNQQTSESPYQWRDINIHGGVGDRVIDLSNTVLPEDAVISIRHIVGNIKIYVPYEVEVHVHHSSLLGRATIFHKRHTKLFNESISYYTEGYGVNTPRVKIVTSVVSGDIEVKRI, encoded by the coding sequence ATGTTTCAACGCTTTTCAACAAACACATTGAGTTTGTTATTGTTAATAGGTGTCGCCCTTTTATTTATAGAACTATTCTTTTTTAATAGTGGATTAGTTTTTACGCTCATATTTTTCTCTTTCCTTATTTTTATAGGAAGAAAACAATATGAGTCTACTTTCGGGAAAATTCTTTTTGGGTTCGGCTGCATCGTATTATTTTTTACTGTATTAAATATGTTTGCATTTCGATTTTTAGCCATCGCGCTTGTCATTCTATTTTTTATCCATTATCAAAAATCTAAAGAGGAGCCTGAATATTTATCTCCTCAGTTCGGTGATGAAAATATCAATGCATTACCAGAACCCATTGTAAAAGTAGAACCTCTCTTTCAAAATAAATTTTTTGGGAATCAACAAACGAGTGAGTCACCATACCAATGGCGCGATATTAATATCCATGGTGGTGTTGGCGATCGCGTCATAGACCTTAGTAATACCGTTTTACCAGAGGATGCAGTCATATCGATCAGACATATTGTCGGTAATATAAAAATCTATGTACCGTATGAAGTAGAAGTTCACGTTCATCATAGCTCCCTATTAGGACGAGCAACGATATTTCATAAGCGTCACACGAAATTATTTAACGAGAGTATTTCCTATTATACAGAAGGCTACGGCGTGAATACACCGAGAGTTAAAATAGTGACGTCTGTTGTTTCAGGTGATATTGAGGTGAAGCGAATATGA
- a CDS encoding response regulator transcription factor — translation MIKVLFADDHEMVRIGVSSYLSAQKDIDVVAEANDGDEAVDLALQLKPDIILMDLVMKRMDGIEATKNIIEKWPEAKIIIVTSFLDDEKVYPALEAGATSYMLKTSKAKDIADAIRATYGGQSILEPEVTGKIMSQMRKKQEAHLHDQLTEREMEVLKLMTEGKANQEIADELYIALKTVKVHVSNILNKLEVHDRTQAVIYAFKNNLIR, via the coding sequence GTGATTAAAGTTTTATTTGCTGATGATCATGAAATGGTACGCATTGGCGTATCCTCCTATTTATCAGCGCAAAAGGATATTGATGTTGTTGCCGAAGCAAATGATGGAGATGAAGCAGTCGACTTAGCACTACAGTTAAAGCCAGATATTATATTAATGGATTTAGTAATGAAAAGGATGGATGGAATCGAAGCAACTAAAAACATCATTGAGAAATGGCCAGAGGCGAAAATCATTATCGTTACGAGCTTCCTTGATGACGAAAAAGTTTATCCAGCTCTTGAGGCAGGAGCAACAAGTTATATGTTAAAAACGTCTAAAGCGAAGGATATAGCTGATGCGATACGTGCTACATATGGTGGCCAATCGATTTTAGAGCCCGAGGTTACGGGGAAAATCATGAGTCAAATGAGAAAAAAACAAGAGGCTCATTTGCATGATCAACTCACGGAGCGGGAAATGGAAGTGTTGAAGCTCATGACAGAAGGGAAAGCAAACCAAGAAATAGCTGATGAGCTTTATATTGCCCTCAAAACGGTGAAGGTACATGTGAGTAATATTTTAAATAAACTCGAAGTACATGATCGCACCCAAGCTGTTATTTATGCATTTAAAAATAATTTAATTAGGTAG
- a CDS encoding ATP-grasp domain-containing protein translates to MVDKRLGWLIYRNEDIHKNERFINFLHEAAEQYDLVLSLVSYEDLVYQLANGTTSFTDKEKPSFVINRSVSPWLNEVIALNGIRVFNNATVARLANDKRLTHAYFQHKGIRMLPTVSTTKLQLVKQPPLSFPFVVKDPLSRGGVGVFHVKTEKELVELAPSFSDDCIVQPVCDSPGKDLRVYIMNNEIVAAILRESETSTEIRANISTGGTSRLYDLSHREKMLITKMCEEITIDFAGIDFLFDKNGDLLFNEMEDAVGCRSLYMNSEINIAALFMKHVKETLLS, encoded by the coding sequence ATGGTGGATAAACGTCTTGGTTGGCTGATTTATCGTAATGAAGATATACATAAGAATGAACGTTTCATCAACTTCCTTCACGAGGCAGCAGAACAATATGACCTTGTCCTTTCTTTAGTCTCGTATGAGGATTTAGTGTATCAGCTAGCAAATGGTACTACATCCTTTACTGACAAGGAAAAGCCTTCCTTTGTGATAAACCGATCCGTTTCTCCTTGGCTAAATGAAGTGATAGCGCTTAATGGCATTCGCGTATTTAACAATGCTACTGTTGCGCGCTTAGCAAACGACAAAAGACTAACGCATGCTTATTTTCAACATAAAGGTATTAGAATGCTTCCTACTGTTTCAACGACAAAGTTACAGCTCGTTAAACAACCACCTCTTTCTTTCCCATTTGTCGTAAAGGACCCGTTAAGTCGTGGCGGTGTAGGTGTATTTCACGTCAAAACTGAGAAGGAACTAGTCGAATTAGCGCCATCCTTCAGTGACGATTGCATCGTACAACCAGTATGTGATAGCCCTGGAAAAGATTTGAGGGTGTATATCATGAATAATGAAATAGTCGCTGCGATATTACGTGAAAGTGAAACTAGTACTGAAATTCGTGCGAACATTTCAACAGGAGGAACATCACGGCTATATGACTTGTCTCACCGTGAGAAAATGCTTATTACAAAAATGTGTGAAGAAATCACGATTGATTTCGCCGGAATAGACTTTTTATTTGATAAAAACGGCGATCTTTTATTTAACGAAATGGAGGATGCTGTAGGCTGTAGAAGCTTGTATATGAATAGTGAAATCAATATTGCCGCGCTATTTATGAAGCATGTGAAGGAAACACTGTTATCGTAA
- a CDS encoding permease produces the protein MNKIWMFVLGIVALIILIVNIGPMIVLGVSIYLLYIILKQFGKAESTTGKIGWIIAGLIVLSIGLSNIFAVIGVAALYLLYVLYKHWQEEKEVKTV, from the coding sequence ATGAATAAAATATGGATGTTTGTGTTAGGAATAGTTGCTCTAATTATTTTAATTGTCAACATAGGACCGATGATTGTCCTTGGTGTTAGCATATATTTACTTTATATCATCTTAAAGCAGTTTGGGAAAGCGGAGTCAACGACTGGGAAAATTGGCTGGATCATCGCAGGGCTTATCGTTTTAAGCATTGGATTATCTAATATTTTCGCGGTGATTGGTGTTGCAGCATTATATTTACTATATGTTCTTTATAAGCATTGGCAAGAAGAAAAAGAAGTGAAAACGGTATGA
- a CDS encoding P1 family peptidase: MTVLKRARDWNINIGTLPTGPLNKITDVKGVTVGHKTIRDGEIHTGVTSILPHQGNIFQEKVVAASHVLNGFGKTAGTIQIDELGTIETPILLTNTLSVGNVSASLIKYMLKDNPDIGRTTGTINPIVAECNDMHFNDIRQQVIHEEDVFTAIKDAKQDFPEGAVGAGTGMKCFGLKGGIGSASREIEVLNKTYTLGVLVLTNFGKLHDLIINGKNVGTKLEKMKVNDKIDNKDKGSVIIIVATDLPVSERQLERIIKRCGVGLSRTGSKMAHGSGDIVIGFSTAATIPHKRPKKLLTQTCIHEEEIDLAFHAIAEATEEAIINSMITAEKTVGRSGTTLHSLADYLSELDL, encoded by the coding sequence ATGACAGTGTTGAAAAGAGCAAGAGATTGGAATATTAATATTGGTACCCTCCCGACTGGGCCACTAAACAAAATTACGGACGTAAAAGGGGTAACAGTAGGACATAAAACAATCCGAGATGGTGAAATACATACTGGAGTTACCTCTATCCTCCCTCACCAAGGGAACATATTTCAGGAAAAAGTAGTTGCTGCAAGCCATGTATTAAATGGATTTGGTAAAACAGCAGGTACAATTCAAATTGATGAACTAGGAACGATTGAAACGCCTATATTACTAACAAACACGTTAAGTGTAGGAAATGTCTCAGCAAGCTTAATTAAATATATGCTGAAAGATAATCCGGATATTGGACGAACGACAGGTACAATTAACCCGATTGTGGCAGAGTGTAATGATATGCATTTTAATGATATTCGCCAGCAAGTCATTCATGAGGAGGATGTTTTTACCGCGATTAAAGACGCGAAGCAAGATTTTCCAGAAGGAGCAGTAGGAGCAGGAACCGGAATGAAATGCTTCGGATTAAAAGGGGGTATTGGCTCAGCATCAAGGGAAATAGAAGTGTTAAATAAAACATATACACTAGGTGTTCTCGTCTTAACGAACTTCGGTAAACTTCATGATCTCATTATTAACGGGAAAAACGTCGGAACTAAGCTTGAAAAGATGAAGGTAAATGACAAAATAGATAATAAAGATAAAGGCTCAGTCATCATTATTGTAGCTACAGACTTGCCTGTTTCTGAAAGACAACTTGAAAGAATAATAAAACGCTGTGGTGTAGGTTTAAGTAGGACAGGTTCCAAGATGGCACACGGTAGTGGTGACATAGTTATTGGCTTTAGTACAGCTGCAACCATTCCGCATAAGCGTCCAAAGAAACTATTAACACAAACATGTATTCACGAGGAAGAAATAGACCTAGCCTTTCATGCCATCGCTGAAGCGACTGAAGAGGCAATTATCAACTCTATGATCACTGCCGAAAAAACAGTTGGAAGAAGCGGAACTACGCTGCATTCTTTAGCTGATTATTTATCGGAGCTTGATTTATAA
- a CDS encoding sensor domain-containing diguanylate cyclase gives MTAKKKYIVWATWLLLYPIFIYFFIKNGLPIFLEEWHAILFFLSLVLFASRFPIRFRHANIVPLHGISLAIFLQFGLLIEMVVMQLAIIVTLLSLKLSRNEIYRLPINSIVFLLVSFVSGSVFYLMGGITGNFSEISIISMIFPIITYATVYFFLNNWFIFILRKYIVKLKGIKFFDEALAWEAVSAIMIIPIGISLVALYQEIGYLAVLLIGIPLVFLSLFLKLYNESERTGKLLKKVSAFGSEINENLSVNDICSLFVKKVKSIFDVNYVYVFDTLKDGKLQAIEMYTTNNQNNIGLLSGDNISINVSQTGESVLYTEAKQWKPFVNKEHFPHAHSIMSVPSVRNNEIVGVITIVANKKRAFEKSHLMILQIMANYIAVAAQNARNYEKTKKDSERCALTNLFNFRYFENRLLEKYDVPEKDDQFAIILLDLDHFKKINDNYGHQSGNDILCQVAHLLQESVGTSGVLARYGGEEFVVLLEGDTAQYAEDMAETLRQNIESQLFKVSDDLNSGDGKLVRITASIGVATKLENDETGMSVLRNADRAMYTGAKQQGRNKVAYY, from the coding sequence ATGACGGCTAAGAAAAAATATATAGTATGGGCCACTTGGCTTCTATTATATCCGATTTTTATTTATTTCTTTATTAAAAACGGTTTACCTATTTTTCTAGAAGAATGGCACGCTATTCTTTTCTTCTTAAGTCTTGTTTTATTTGCCTCAAGGTTTCCTATTCGGTTTCGTCACGCTAATATCGTTCCATTACACGGAATATCACTAGCGATATTCCTACAGTTCGGGTTATTAATAGAAATGGTGGTAATGCAGCTAGCTATTATCGTCACGCTATTAAGCTTAAAGCTCTCTAGAAATGAGATTTATCGATTACCAATTAACTCTATCGTTTTTTTATTAGTCTCGTTCGTTTCAGGGAGTGTATTTTATTTAATGGGTGGGATTACGGGGAATTTTTCCGAAATATCTATAATAAGCATGATTTTCCCTATCATTACATACGCAACAGTTTACTTTTTCTTAAATAATTGGTTCATATTTATTTTAAGAAAATATATAGTGAAGCTAAAAGGAATAAAGTTTTTTGATGAAGCGTTAGCGTGGGAAGCAGTTTCCGCAATAATGATTATACCTATTGGGATTTCATTAGTAGCTTTGTATCAAGAAATAGGATATTTAGCTGTACTATTAATTGGAATACCACTCGTTTTTCTTTCTCTCTTTTTAAAGCTTTATAATGAGAGTGAAAGAACAGGGAAATTATTAAAAAAAGTGAGTGCTTTTGGTTCTGAAATAAATGAAAACTTATCGGTAAATGATATATGTTCATTGTTTGTAAAAAAGGTAAAATCAATCTTTGACGTTAATTATGTTTATGTGTTTGATACGTTAAAGGATGGAAAGCTACAAGCGATTGAAATGTACACGACAAATAACCAAAATAATATTGGACTATTGTCCGGTGATAATATTAGTATAAATGTCTCACAAACAGGGGAATCAGTACTCTATACAGAAGCAAAGCAGTGGAAGCCGTTTGTTAATAAAGAACACTTTCCTCATGCACACTCCATTATGTCTGTACCCTCGGTAAGGAATAATGAAATAGTAGGTGTCATTACAATTGTTGCTAACAAGAAGCGTGCATTTGAAAAAAGTCATCTCATGATATTGCAAATAATGGCTAACTACATCGCCGTCGCGGCCCAAAATGCAAGAAACTATGAAAAAACGAAAAAAGATAGTGAACGTTGTGCATTAACAAACTTGTTTAACTTTCGTTATTTTGAAAATAGACTTTTGGAAAAATACGATGTTCCAGAGAAAGACGATCAATTTGCGATCATACTTCTAGACCTCGATCACTTTAAGAAAATCAATGATAATTATGGACATCAAAGTGGAAACGATATTTTATGCCAAGTTGCCCATTTGTTACAAGAGAGTGTAGGGACATCTGGAGTACTAGCGCGTTATGGGGGAGAAGAGTTTGTAGTGCTTTTAGAAGGTGATACTGCTCAATACGCTGAAGATATGGCTGAGACGCTGCGTCAAAACATTGAATCACAGCTATTTAAAGTTTCCGATGATTTAAACAGTGGCGATGGTAAGCTAGTTAGAATTACCGCTAGTATAGGTGTTGCAACAAAGCTAGAAAATGATGAAACAGGCATGTCTGTTTTACGTAACGCCGACCGTGCGATGTATACAGGAGCTAAGCAGCAAGGGAGAAATAAAGTAGCGTATTATTAA
- a CDS encoding bifunctional folylpolyglutamate synthase/dihydrofolate synthase, protein MITTYKNAIDYVNSKRVAGIRYDLKRMEKLMEALNHPERKVKTIHVAGTNGKGSTVTFLRSMLQEAGFFVGTYMTPSFGDVREQIAINGEPMSESQFTTMISEIAPTVAVVEQEMDELISEFELITALALYYFSFKSPVDIAVIEAGMGGRNDATNVIFPLVSVITNVGYDHQEYLGDSLKEIAKEKAGIIKPGVAVMTACDSNIQFVFEEEAKEKRSSLYALQSRITYETSLEADTQTLSYEAAYRKLKHVPLKLLGDHQGKNAALALMTIDYLHQFYALMVTDEQAVAGLSKAQLAGRFEIIDTIPVIVLDTAHNPPAIEKTLETVKKRFREKEITVLFAAMKDKEIKTMIEQLEGATSKLFVTTFSSPRALPLSDFEQFGIHENQLVEHPKAWMKDYVINNESNIVLITGSHQFINDMKRSFH, encoded by the coding sequence ATGATTACGACATATAAAAATGCGATAGATTATGTCAACTCTAAACGAGTTGCCGGAATTAGATATGATTTAAAGCGAATGGAAAAGCTCATGGAGGCATTAAATCATCCAGAACGAAAAGTAAAGACGATTCATGTAGCAGGGACGAATGGAAAAGGATCGACCGTTACCTTTCTACGCTCTATGCTTCAAGAAGCAGGTTTTTTTGTAGGTACATATATGACCCCTTCATTTGGTGACGTCAGGGAGCAAATTGCGATTAATGGAGAGCCAATGTCTGAATCACAATTTACGACAATGATAAGTGAAATTGCACCAACAGTTGCGGTAGTTGAGCAAGAAATGGACGAGCTTATTAGCGAGTTTGAGCTCATAACGGCACTTGCATTATATTATTTCTCTTTTAAAAGCCCGGTTGATATCGCAGTCATTGAAGCAGGAATGGGGGGGAGAAATGATGCGACCAATGTCATTTTCCCACTCGTATCAGTAATTACTAATGTAGGCTATGACCATCAAGAATATTTAGGAGATTCATTAAAGGAAATTGCCAAAGAAAAGGCAGGTATTATTAAACCAGGGGTGGCTGTGATGACAGCCTGTGATTCTAATATACAATTTGTATTTGAAGAGGAAGCAAAGGAAAAAAGGTCTTCATTATACGCGCTACAAAGTCGAATTACTTATGAAACGAGTTTGGAAGCAGATACACAAACACTTTCGTACGAAGCAGCGTATCGGAAATTAAAACATGTTCCGTTAAAGCTATTAGGGGACCATCAAGGGAAAAATGCTGCCTTAGCACTTATGACGATAGACTACTTACACCAATTTTATGCGCTGATGGTCACAGATGAACAAGCTGTTGCCGGCTTATCTAAGGCACAACTAGCAGGGAGATTTGAAATAATAGATACTATCCCAGTGATCGTATTAGACACTGCACATAATCCTCCAGCGATAGAAAAAACGCTTGAAACAGTAAAAAAAAGATTCCGAGAAAAGGAAATAACCGTGTTGTTTGCTGCAATGAAGGATAAAGAAATAAAAACGATGATTGAACAGCTAGAAGGAGCTACATCAAAGCTATTTGTGACAACCTTTTCCTCGCCAAGGGCTTTACCACTATCAGATTTCGAGCAATTCGGCATCCATGAAAACCAGCTTGTTGAGCATCCAAAAGCATGGATGAAAGATTATGTAATAAATAATGAATCAAACATAGTATTAATTACAGGCTCACACCAATTTATAAATGATATGAAACGAAGCTTTCATTAA
- a CDS encoding thiol-disulfide oxidoreductase DCC family protein → MKSIILFDGVCNFCVGSVQFIIKRDKNARYQFASLQSEIGNKLKAEYQIPENINSFILIEDNQVFYKSTAALRVCKGLDRGWRAFYPLIIVPRPIRDLFYSLISNNRYKWFGKKESCMIPSRDIRERFLE, encoded by the coding sequence ATGAAAAGCATCATTTTATTTGATGGCGTTTGTAATTTTTGCGTTGGAAGTGTGCAATTTATTATTAAAAGAGATAAGAATGCGCGTTACCAATTTGCTTCCCTTCAAAGTGAAATAGGAAACAAATTAAAAGCAGAGTATCAAATCCCTGAAAACATAAATAGTTTCATTTTAATCGAAGATAACCAAGTTTTTTATAAATCAACAGCAGCATTGCGAGTATGTAAAGGGTTAGATCGTGGGTGGAGGGCGTTTTATCCACTTATTATCGTTCCACGTCCTATTAGAGACTTGTTTTATTCTCTCATCTCGAACAATCGATATAAATGGTTTGGAAAAAAGGAGTCATGTATGATCCCTTCCCGAGACATTCGTGAGAGATTCCTTGAATAG
- a CDS encoding ATP-grasp domain-containing protein, whose amino-acid sequence MNPLYGWLIYNGNLKTDKFIDYVRWFQKVAKEHDVYVDAIANNELLVTIERSGEASFTSKKVDMSRKRPDFVHFADKDLHLARHLENAGIPVFNSSSAIELCDNKAYMHQVLSSKHIPMPKTIISPKVYPGLPLTDESHVEMIKETLNFPLILKEAYGSFGQQVYWINNEKELIQKVTELKGRELVFQEPVMTSLGTDIRLNVVGERVVAAMKRTSETDFRANVTAGGKTIRYKPTANEEALAIASAKAVGAVFAGVDLLIGEDGPVLCEVNSNPHLRSIYECTGVDVAVEMVEFIKVACRKGE is encoded by the coding sequence ATGAATCCGCTTTATGGCTGGTTAATATATAACGGAAATTTAAAGACAGATAAATTTATAGATTACGTTCGTTGGTTCCAAAAGGTAGCAAAAGAGCACGACGTCTATGTCGATGCCATTGCGAATAATGAACTTCTCGTCACTATAGAACGAAGTGGAGAGGCTAGCTTCACATCAAAAAAAGTAGATATGAGTAGGAAACGTCCCGATTTCGTTCATTTTGCCGATAAGGACCTTCACCTTGCAAGACATTTAGAGAATGCTGGCATCCCTGTATTTAATTCATCAAGCGCTATTGAGCTATGTGATAATAAAGCATATATGCATCAAGTGTTGTCATCTAAGCACATACCGATGCCGAAAACAATCATTTCACCAAAGGTTTATCCAGGGTTACCGTTGACCGACGAATCCCATGTAGAAATGATTAAAGAAACATTGAATTTTCCATTAATTTTGAAGGAGGCTTATGGCTCCTTCGGACAACAAGTCTATTGGATTAACAATGAAAAGGAATTAATACAAAAAGTAACTGAACTTAAAGGAAGGGAACTCGTTTTTCAAGAACCTGTCATGACAAGTCTAGGTACGGATATTCGTTTAAATGTTGTCGGTGAACGGGTAGTAGCTGCAATGAAGCGCACGTCAGAAACAGATTTCAGAGCAAATGTCACTGCTGGAGGTAAAACGATACGATATAAGCCAACTGCAAATGAAGAAGCATTGGCAATCGCAAGTGCGAAAGCCGTAGGAGCTGTGTTTGCTGGGGTTGACTTACTCATTGGAGAAGATGGACCTGTTCTTTGCGAAGTAAATTCAAACCCTCACCTTAGAAGTATTTATGAATGCACAGGGGTAGATGTAGCGGTTGAAATGGTTGAATTTATTAAAGTGGCTTGCAGGAAGGGAGAATAA
- a CDS encoding sensor histidine kinase, whose translation MNLMLKQIIVGVVGALIFTIIIVGTTFLIFPLEEWRLLFTTKIYDVNYLILLGGLIVMTGIIVGASYSIYFSKKLTYVHDQLEDVVKGRKVSDVALEKSKDIIPIQKQLLLLEEKLEKQAELSQRLATERTEEREKSLQEVILQERNRLARELHDSVSQQLFAASMMMSAINEGDPPEDPAVKNQLGLVERMIEQSQLEMRALLLHLRPIALKEKTLSEGMNELLTELKQKVPMEIECKIETLELEKGVEDHLFRILQESVSNALRHSKAGRLHIMLIERDEFVILRVSDDGIGFNVEEAKTNSSYGLLNMQERALEIGGTLKVVSVEQEGTRLEVKIPYRRKGGK comes from the coding sequence ATGAACCTCATGCTAAAACAGATCATTGTCGGCGTCGTGGGAGCACTCATATTTACTATCATTATTGTCGGAACAACTTTTCTTATATTTCCATTAGAGGAATGGCGTTTACTATTTACTACTAAAATTTATGATGTGAATTACCTCATATTATTAGGTGGTCTTATCGTTATGACCGGAATCATTGTTGGTGCTTCATATAGTATTTATTTTTCTAAAAAGCTCACATATGTACACGATCAACTGGAGGACGTCGTGAAGGGAAGAAAAGTTTCCGACGTTGCTTTGGAAAAAAGTAAGGATATTATACCGATACAAAAGCAGTTATTGTTGTTGGAAGAAAAGCTTGAAAAACAAGCAGAACTTTCTCAGAGGTTAGCAACAGAACGAACCGAGGAGCGCGAAAAAAGCTTACAAGAAGTTATTTTACAAGAGCGTAATCGCCTTGCACGAGAACTTCATGACTCAGTAAGTCAACAGCTTTTTGCGGCTTCCATGATGATGTCAGCGATTAACGAAGGTGACCCGCCTGAGGACCCTGCAGTAAAAAATCAGTTAGGGCTAGTTGAACGGATGATTGAGCAATCACAATTAGAAATGAGAGCTCTATTATTACATTTACGTCCAATCGCGTTAAAAGAAAAAACGCTTTCGGAAGGAATGAACGAGCTACTCACGGAATTAAAACAAAAGGTACCAATGGAAATAGAGTGTAAAATAGAAACGCTTGAGCTAGAAAAAGGTGTAGAGGACCATTTATTTAGAATATTACAAGAGTCCGTCTCCAACGCACTACGTCACTCTAAAGCCGGACGACTACATATAATGCTAATAGAGCGAGATGAATTTGTGATATTGCGCGTGTCTGATGATGGTATTGGCTTTAATGTTGAAGAGGCAAAAACGAATAGTTCATACGGATTACTAAATATGCAGGAGCGTGCGCTTGAAATTGGTGGTACATTAAAAGTAGTAAGTGTTGAACAAGAAGGAACACGCTTAGAAGTGAAGATCCCATACCGTAGAAAAGGGGGCAAGTAA